The Anthonomus grandis grandis chromosome 16, icAntGran1.3, whole genome shotgun sequence genome includes the window ATTTTCGAACTGAACTTcttcaattttatattatggTAAAAGATAGTAAGTCCTGCGTTGTCGGTTGCCTGTATTTTCAGTTTTGAAAATGTAGTATCTCCACATATCAGTGGGATAAAGAAATGTATCTCCTGACACATTTCACTATGTCCAGTGTCGCAATGTGGTAAACAGTAGTAAGTCCGCGGAACGTAAAGTGCCGGCAAAGTGCTCATAGttaattactaatattttagTGCTGGATCTACTATAGAACACTTAATTATTTAGTCCGACAACTGCCCCAGCCAGAACCGCAATATTATTATGATGTTCAGTTATCTGTGGCTACTAAAAAATTGTCCaaacttgaaaattattgaaCACAAGTTTTTACTGAGGGGTCATACACACATGGAAGCTGATCACGTACACGCTCTTATTGAAAGGACTTTAAAAAAGCAACCAACCATGGAAATATGTACTCCTTGGGACTGGCAATAATTCATAAGATCCACAGGCGCAACTGTTATAAAACTAGATATTTCTGATTTTAAACATGTTGACTATTTGTATAGTCAACCTAACTCTCCTtttattaataagaagaaaaatactGAAAAGCAAGACTTTTTGATATCTAAAgttgtatattttcaaattaaagctGATCATCCTAGCACTATATTTTACAAACTGAAATTTAATGATGAAgagtttaaaactttaaatgtgACCAGATCTGTTCGAAATCCAATGCCACTGCCCAATGAATTGCCTAGTCTGCGCAGTAACTTAAAGggaataacaaagaaaaaacatgattttttaataaaaagtttggaGTGGGTTCCTAGGcaatttcgtaatttttttaaaaatctaaagcaAAAGGCCAACATAGTTCCGATGAAGAAGATAGCGATTGATTTTTTATCTTCTATGAATcccaatttatttgtttaataaattttttaaaaaaacattttttgtaaagaaatttatgtacattaataatgttaacttaaagaaataaaattggttgTGCAACATAaagcttaaatttttatgattaccTGTTTTTTCAAATAGGGGTAAAAAGTCGTAagtccaaaattaaaatacagtttctaaattaaaatacaaattcaaataaattaaaatagtggTTAATAAAAACCTTCATAATGATAAGTTAAATACCCCAATTACACTTTTGTACAATGTAGAATAATCACTCAAATCTTAAAGTGAATTAACGTAACAACTTATTTTCCTTATTACTAAAATATTCCTTTTATGGGCATACCATTGTTTACCTCTCTGCTATAGAACTATAATGTATGAAATCCATAACATCCTTTATAGCAGTTGTATGACCGTAGTGAGAGGTGTCCTGTTACACCTACCAAATAAAAATCCACTCTTGATCCACTGCGACAGAGTTTCAGGCACTCTCAAgactcttaatttttttaaaagatattgattCATATCCATAAATGTTAATTGGGTCGAAAAATTCCTTACTAAAATCCATGCTGACTGAGTCAACTTCAACAGTTCTTACCAAATCTTACTAAATTTGTCACTGTAGATCTTCCCTTTACAAATCCATATAGGgcaactgaaaaaatattttcaaagtgaGGTGTTATTTTGTTTGAGATCCCTATTTTTGCTAAGAAAGATGCTTTGCTAATAGGCCTATGTAATTTGATATATCATGTTGGtaaactgatttaaatattggggttatatataatattttccatATAGTTGGGTAAGTGCCAGAGTAATAGCAgattgtttatataatttttgaaagaagagaaaaatttggtgttttttaggaaataaaCTTTTAATCCATCCAAGACTTCAACTTCTCTAATTGGTTAAATATAtccataaatgaaaaatttaaagtgGGTAATTCTGTTGCATATGGAAAGTGTTGAGCAAACAATTCAACAATATGTGTTTGTATCACCATAAAGAAAGAAAGCTCTTTGGCAACTCATTTTCctttttgcaattaaaatatcttgaaaattctTTGCtagattttatattactttcttaatatataaatataagtacTATGATTTGCCTGTgccattattttacatattaatcTAATTTTAGAAAAAGCCTGATAATCATTATAAATATACTAGTTGAGGTAAACCTGTAAAACTACAATTTATTTCTTCCTAACTTAAGAATGGCAGAATTGAAAAAAGAGAACGGAAACCAACTATTCAAAGTCAAACAGTACAGATCGGCTCTTCCATTTTACACTGAAGCCATCAACCTCTGCCCGGACACTCCAGCTTATTATGGCAACAGGGCCGCCTGCTATATGATGCTCAATAAGTATCGGGAGGCCTTAGATGATGCCCGGAAAAGTGTACAGCTAGATCCCAAGTTTCTGAAAGGGTACTAATAAGTATCGATTTTGATACATTTATCTTAAATCGATACTTTTAGGTATACGAGGATCGCCAAATGTGCCATCAACTTGGGTGATTTGGTGACCGCCGAATCCGCAGTAAAAACGGCGGAACAGCTGCAAACCGGATCGGCCACAAACGAGCTAAAATCGATACAAAAGATAAAACAATTCGAAGAGGACGGCGCCAAAGCGTTTGAGGGCAAAGATTTTCGGAAAGTGGTTTATTGTATGGACAGGTGCTTGGACGAGGCGCCCACTTGCGAAAAATACAAACTGATGAAGGCCGAATGTTTGGCGTATTTGGGCAGGTAAAGACAATCACCATGTTAAATTGTTATTCTTGACAGGAATAGAGAGTGGACGggtttatttgttgttttagaTATCAGGAATCTCAGGAAATCGCCAACGACATTTTACACGTAAACAAGGGAAGCGCCGATGCGATTTATGTTAGGGGATTGTGCTTGTATTATGAAGATAACATCGATAAGGCCTTCAGTCATTTTCAACAGGTAATTTTGTTTACTTAGTTTTTGTTTGTTAGACTCAAAGTCTTACATTGGCAATATATTTATATGGGACAATGATTCGTGCAATTCTATCAGTTAAGTCTTTATTTTTGAAGAGAGCTACTACCTTTAcagttttgtaaattttaggaaatttattgCATGTCATAGGGTTGTTTATTgatacaattatattttttattgctttaatgATTTTTGTGTTAATATTGTCTGAATCTTTGCTGCtgcaattttaagttttttaatggcTGAACAAATGtggttaataaatttttttggttaataattGTGTTGTTATTAATAAGCTTTCACATAGCTTGTTGAGGgttactagatttttttttttgtaaattttacagATCTAATAGATTTTCCGCCTTTTTTTGACATTCTGTCACGGTACTCTTTGGCATAACACTAAGAACtgtttaattcaaatttatcaaaaaataaaggctgttatgcatattttttttatgtaatcaTTAAACCCACTTACTGGTTTATTAGTTCTATTTTACTGGGAAAAACAGGTTAATGAAACTATTAtcacttataaaaatataatgttttaggTCCTTAGATTGGCTCCAGATCACTCTAAAGCGATGGAACAATACAAGCGAGCCAAAcagttgaaaaagaaaaaagaggaGGGGAACGAGGCCTTTAAATTCTGCAAATTTGCCGACGCGGTTAAACTGTACACCGAAGCCCTAGAAATCGACCCCTTGAACAAAAAGACCAACGCCAAACTATACTTTAACAGGTAGCACCGATTGATTGAAACCCTTTatcaaaattgcaaaaaacagttttactacTAAGCAAAACTTTTTATTCTATTCTCGACATGTGTTTCGCTAAGGATGTTTTAAGAGCATTTTCAGGAGAAAATTCAAACTGAACTAAACCAATTTACAAGTCTTCTTATACAATGTGTTACAGAATAAGTTGATCCTTAAGGCTGTTAATTCTCaggtgattttaagaaaaaaagcataaataaaGCTACAGTAGcggccaaaagtagagaaactttgattatttttaaaaaaatattgatagattactttttaaaaatatattttattgttttaggtgGAACACaaatacaacataaaaaataaataactagtgtataagaaaattatttataaacccacaaaaaatttttttttaattttttaagcggtcaaaagtagagaaacttaagcaaaatattacaaatacttaaaataaacctaatatttggtagcaaaacctttgtttttaataacttctgcaCATCTTCTGGGCATCGACTCcaacaattttacaattttttcttctggtATTTCCTGCCAGGCCTGCGATAATGCGCAAAACagttcttctttgtttttaaatttttcgggatATTTACGCCTAACATCTAACTCCAATTGTTCCCATAGGTTTTCAATGGGATTTAAGTCGGGGCTTTGTGGAGGCCAGGCTAAAACGTTGAGCTGTTCCTccgcaaaaaaatctttaacaattttagctGTATGTTTAGGATCATTATCCTGTTGAAATTTCCAAATTAGTGGAAGGTTTTCTTCGGCGTAAGGTATCATATGATTCTTGAGGATCTGTAAATATTGATATCTGTCCATAATACCCTCAACTTTTATTAGCGGACCTAGTCCATGCCCAGAAAAAGAACCCCATACCATGACATTACCTCCACCATGTTTTATGGTTGGCCTAGTGTATTTAGGATTGAATCTTTGATGTGGGGGACGCCTTACATACTTTATTCCATCcgacccaaataaattaaatttactttcatcggACCAAAGTATGTTTTTCCATTGGTTATAAGTCCAAGTGGAATGTTCTCTAGCAAATTTTAAACGAGCATGCCGATTTTTCTTGGAAATGAATGGTTTCTTTGCCGGTCGTCTGGCTTGGAGGTTTCCTTCGCCTAAGCGTCTTCTTATGGAACGGATGGATAGTGAAATGGAAGGGTTTCCTTTCTTAATATCCACGGCAgtaaagaaaggatttttttggGAACATCTTCTTATTACTTTATCATCTGAAGGAGTAGTCTTTCGCGGCCTTCCGGTCTTAGGTTTAATTAAAGAACCTCCACGTTCTTTGTACATCTTGATTTGTTTAGATATAAcacttttattaagctttaaatcaattgcaatttgattttgtttcaatccatcttgatatttttttataattagttcttTTAACTGAACTGACAAATGAATACCTCGTGGCATCTTACTCGACTAATACTAACACAcgactaaaatattattctctttattcaaaaactgtttgtttaGGAATGATCggaaaaaaagtttctctacttatggccgcaaaaaaatgaaaaatattttggtattttcgtCATGTGTTAaagaatgtgtttatttttatatcattataagTAACTTAAGGTACCCAATGATTTAgtgatgaaattaaaactttttatttaacctattaatcaattttttaaaaaattaaaagtttctctacatTTGGCCGCTACTGTATGTCTAACCCAGTAACTTTTGAGCTACAAGGTTTCTTCATCATAACTTTAATAACTTCCTAAGtgtgtttataaaatttagcacACATCCTCTGAGTATCAACAGCCATTTGTTGATGTAGGagatttttttgaagtttaaccAGTGGTGTCTGTACAGGAACgtagagtaaatatttttgaaaaatattagatacataccttattttaccattaaattaaAAGGACAATAGGTGAACAAAAATGATTAGCTGTCGAAAGTGGTCACCACAACACTTTAACATTCTTTAGTTATTTAACACTGTAGCTTAAAAGTTAAGGAGTTTAGGACATTTCAGAAagctttatttgaacttttcttcttaaaatcatcTAAGGATTAACACCCTTAAGGGTGAGCATCTTATTATGTAACACTGTATCTAATAGAAAAATCCAATGATCTTTCAAACTTACGAGTTAGACCCTTATCTTATCTcttacaataaaataagtaac containing:
- the LOC126745446 gene encoding dnaJ homolog subfamily C member 7, which translates into the protein MSGCVRQTSSNRSHISKMVEVVDDVIMDCQENDEILLKSADEMAELKKENGNQLFKVKQYRSALPFYTEAINLCPDTPAYYGNRAACYMMLNKYREALDDARKSVQLDPKFLKGYTRIAKCAINLGDLVTAESAVKTAEQLQTGSATNELKSIQKIKQFEEDGAKAFEGKDFRKVVYCMDRCLDEAPTCEKYKLMKAECLAYLGRYQESQEIANDILHVNKGSADAIYVRGLCLYYEDNIDKAFSHFQQVLRLAPDHSKAMEQYKRAKQLKKKKEEGNEAFKFCKFADAVKLYTEALEIDPLNKKTNAKLYFNRATALSRLVKIKEAIADCSAALNLDEFYLKALLRRAKCYSDIGEYEEAVKDYEKVFKLDKSRENKRLLQEAKLALKRSKRKDYYKILGIERNANEDEIKKAYRKRALIHHPDRHANATDLEKKEQEKKFKELGEAYGILSDPKKKARYDNGQDMDDFDGGMSDIDPTQVFQSFFSAGGGGGGGAHGQEFNFGGFPGGFSFQFG